The Physeter macrocephalus isolate SW-GA chromosome 13, ASM283717v5, whole genome shotgun sequence genome window below encodes:
- the RNF224 gene encoding LOW QUALITY PROTEIN: RING finger protein 224 (The sequence of the model RefSeq protein was modified relative to this genomic sequence to represent the inferred CDS: deleted 1 base in 1 codon) — protein sequence MGSLGWVGCSPPACLPQDAAARGSPGLRRGHSRGPQRGDCVICYSAYDLTGHLPRRLYCGHTFCQACVRRLDTPAHEQRWIPCPQCRQSTPTPRGGVAMLDLDLAAFLAVRAEREPPRTEPQPPTPLKGSTAITQQPARLCPALGPQPHFPQPRCCCWGCSGLCWDPPGSPEA from the exons ATGGGCAGCCTGGGGTGGGTAGGCTGCAGCCCCCCTGCATGCCTCCCCCAGGATGCTGCCGCCAGAGGGTCCCCGGGCCTCCGAAGAGGGCACAGCCGC GGGCCCCAGCGAGGCGACTGCGTCATCTGCTACTCGGCCTATGACCTCACTGGGCACCTACCCCGCCGCCTCTACTGCGGCCACACCTTCTGCCAGGCGTGCGTGCGGCGGCTGGACACGCCAGCCCACGAGCAGCGCTGGATCCCCTGCCCGCAGTGCCGCCAGAGCACACCCACGCCCCGCGGAGGGGTGGCCATGCTGGACCTCGACCTGGCCGCCTTCCTGGCCGTCAGGGCCGAGCGGGAGCCGCCTCGCACAGAACCCCAGCCCCCCACGCCCCTCAAAGGCAGCACCGCCATCACTCAGCAGCCGGCCAGGCTTTGCCCCGCCttgggcccccagccccacttcccCCAGCCCAGATGCTGCTGCTGGGGCTGCAGCGGCCTCTGCTGGGACCCCCCGGGCAGCCCCGAGGCCTGA
- the CYSRT1 gene encoding cysteine-rich tail protein 1, with protein MDPPEMLVKDPYARVSIPRAHLQPELGQQLEAAPSSSESQPLPVGSCTLEPTEEAPGPKGAKGVAAIQGQQACTPHGSGQRQAGLTYAGLPPRGRGDDVARHCWCCPCCSCSRCPRFCCCRSCCCVIS; from the coding sequence ATGGACCCCCCTGAGATGCTCGTCAAGGACCCGTATGCCCGTGTCAGCATCCCGAGGGCTCACCTGCAGCCCGAGCTGGGGCAGCAGCTGGAGGCGGCTCCATCCTCCTCGGAGTCGCAGCCTCTGCCCGTGGGGTCCTGCACCCTGGAGCCTACCGAGGAGGCCCCAGGGCCCAAGGGTGCCAAGGGGGTCGCCGCCATCCAGGGCCAGCAGGCCTGCACCCCCCACGGCAGTGGGCAGCGCCAGGCAGGACTGACCTACGCGGGCCTGCCGCCCAGGGGGCGCGGAGACGACGTCGCCCGTCACTGCTGGTGCTGTCCCTGCTGCTCCTGCTCTCGCTGCccccgcttctgctgctgccgcagCTGCTGCTGTGTCATTTCCTAG
- the RNF208 gene encoding RING finger protein 208, which translates to MPADPGPEAGSGWPGFLMSCLKGPHVILKMEAMKMVHPEKFPELQAAAPCFPPAPRPTPALAPKRAWPSDTEIIVNQACGGDMPALEGAPRTPPLPRRPRKGSAELGFPRVAPADEVIVNQYVIRPGPAASGASTAAAAAAGEPLECPTCGHTYNVTQRRPRVLSCLHSVCEQCLQILYESCPKYKFISCPTCRRETVLFTDYGLAALAVNTSILSRLPPEALTAPSGGQWGGEPEGSCYQTFRQYCGAACTCHVRNPLSACSIM; encoded by the coding sequence ATGCCGGCTGACCCTGGGCCCGAGGCGGGCAGTGGCTGGCCGGGCTTCCTCATGTCCTGCCTGAAGGGGCCCCACGTCATCCTCAAGATGGAGGCCATGAAGATGGTCCACCCTGAGAAGTTCCCCGAGCTGCAGGCGGCCGCCCCCTGCTTCCCACCCGCACCCCGGCCCACCCCCGCTCTGGCACCCAAGAGAGCCTGGCCCTCAGACACAGAGATCATCGTCAACCAGGCCTGTGGGGGGGACATGCCCGCCCTGGAAGGGGCGCCCCGCACCCCGCCGCTGCCACGTCGGCCTCGCAAGGGCAGCGCGGAGCTGGGCTTCCCCCGAGTGGCGCCGGCGGACGAGGTCATCGTGAATCAGTACGTGATTCGGCCCGGGCCTGCGGCCTCAGGGGCCTCCACGGCAGCGGCAGCGGCTGCAGGAGAGCCTCTGGAGTGCCCCACCTGCGGGCACACGTACAACGTCACGCAGCGGCGGCCCCGCGTGCTGTCCTGCCTGCACTCTGTGTGTGAGCAGTGCTTGCAGATTCTCTACGAGTCTTGCCCCAAGTACAAGTTCATCTCCTGTCCCACCTGCCGTCGCGAGACTGTGCTCTTCACTGACTACGGCCTGGCTGCGCTGGCCGTCAACACGTCCATCTTGAGCCGCCTGCCACCCGAGGCACTGACCGCTCCGTCCGGTGGCCAGTGGGGGGGCGAGCCTGAGGGCAGCTGCTACCAGACCTTCCGGCAGTACTGCGGGGCCGCGTGCACCTGCCACGTGCGGAACCCGCTGTCTGCCTGCTCCATCATGTAG
- the LOC114487493 gene encoding ring finger protein-like: protein MARPWARPTEEEEEEEEEECPICTEPYGPGEHRLALLNCGHGLCAGCLHRLLGAAPSADLGRVCCPLCRQKTPMLEWAICRLQEELLQADGPQRPAPAALPMPPQRGAGPWASLEHRYQLRFLPGPAGSRGCLPFLPCPPCLGTRLWALRERGPCTRRLALLGLLALELLGLLLIFAPLVLLGLLFVLLDSSRR, encoded by the coding sequence ATGGCCCGCCCCTGGGCCAGGCCcaccgaggaggaggaggaggaggaggaggaggagtgccCCATCTGCACAGAGCCCTACGGGCCCGGGGAGCACCGCCTCGCCCTGCTGAACTGCGGCCACGGCCTGTGTGCGGGCTGCCTGCACCGGCTGCTGGGTGCAGCCCCCAGTGCTGACCTGGGCCGGGTGTGCTGCCCGCTGTGTCGCCAGAAAACCCCCATGCTCGAGTGGGCGATCTGCCGGCTGCAGGAGGAGCTGCTACAGGCCGATGGGCCCCAGCGCCCTGCGCCCGCTGCCCTCCCCATGCCCCCCCAGCGGGGCGCCGGGCCCTGGGCCTCCCTAGAGCACCGCTACCAGCTGCGCTTCCTGCCGGGGCCTGCGGGCAGCCGAGGCTGCCTGCccttcctgccctgcccaccctgccTGGGCACCCGGCTCTGGGCCCTGCGGGAACGGGGGCCCTGCACCCGCCGCCTGGCGCTGCTGGGCCTGCTGGCCCTCGAgctgctggggctgctgctgaTCTTCGCTCCGCTTGTGCtgctggggctgctcttcgtgCTGCTGGACAGTTCCCGCCGCTAA